In Methanosarcina barkeri MS, a single window of DNA contains:
- a CDS encoding cell division protein SepF codes for MAKLIDKLLGSNVKSQTSPEDYTEIDLSKYEEVLEDEPAETYVKIAEVSNINQVSQLKQEIYNGNILLVDISNIRGDDLLRDRVLKELKDVIIDVHGDIAGVKGNTVIVTPTGIKIDRSKISGGKY; via the coding sequence ATGGCAAAACTCATCGACAAGCTCCTTGGCAGCAATGTAAAAAGTCAAACCAGTCCCGAGGATTACACCGAGATTGATCTCAGCAAATATGAAGAAGTTCTCGAGGACGAGCCTGCAGAAACTTATGTGAAGATCGCAGAAGTCTCGAATATCAACCAGGTATCTCAGCTCAAGCAGGAAATTTATAACGGAAACATCTTGCTAGTAGATATTTCAAACATTAGAGGCGATGACCTGCTCAGAGATAGAGTTTTAAAAGAGCTGAAAGACGTTATTATCGATGTCCATGGGGATATCGCAGGGGTCAAAGGAAATACCGTAATTGTAACCCCTACAGGCATTAAAATAGACAGATCCAAGATTTCTGGTGGAAAATATTGA
- a CDS encoding ZPR1 zinc finger domain-containing protein — MNQDFLKQERFETKICCPLCQADLVMTWQRDNIPYFGEIMYISARCQCSFRFADTMILSVKEPMRYEMPVETSEDLDARVIRSTSGTIRIPEMGVTIEPGSVSESYVTNIEGVLQRVRDVLLTTSRWAQGDEEKSSRSEELLCMLEDVIEGKRKITVIVEDPLGNSAIISKKVKTTRLSEKEAEKLNTGMVVFDVNKSELVNDVSDNVKPLGD, encoded by the coding sequence TTGAATCAGGATTTTTTAAAACAGGAAAGGTTTGAAACAAAAATTTGCTGTCCTCTATGCCAGGCAGATCTGGTGATGACCTGGCAGAGAGATAACATTCCCTATTTCGGGGAGATCATGTATATCAGTGCAAGGTGTCAGTGCAGTTTCCGCTTTGCAGATACCATGATTCTCTCGGTTAAGGAGCCCATGCGCTATGAGATGCCAGTTGAAACCAGTGAAGACCTGGATGCAAGGGTCATCCGTTCAACCTCAGGTACAATCCGCATCCCGGAAATGGGAGTTACCATCGAACCTGGATCAGTTTCGGAGTCATATGTAACGAATATTGAAGGCGTACTGCAACGGGTCCGGGATGTTCTTCTGACCACGAGCAGATGGGCACAGGGAGACGAAGAGAAATCCTCACGCAGCGAGGAGCTCCTTTGTATGCTTGAAGATGTGATTGAGGGCAAGAGAAAAATTACGGTCATAGTCGAAGATCCTCTTGGAAACAGTGCGATAATTTCAAAGAAGGTAAAGACTACTAGACTCTCCGAAAAAGAAGCCGAGAAGCTAAACACCGGCATGGTCGTGTTCGATGTTAACAAATCCGAGCTCGTAAACGATGTCTCAGACAATGTTAAGCCCCTCGGAGATTAA
- the proS gene encoding proline--tRNA ligase, with product MAESEKEAALPPKEEFSEWYNELLWMAEIMDVRYPVKGLYVWYPFGFAIRRNTYKIIREILDNSGHQEALFPLLIPENEFMKEAEHIKGFEDEVYWVTHGGKDPLDIPLALRPTSETAIYPMYKMWVRSHADFPIKIYQIVNTFRYETKHTRPLIRLREITSFKEAHTVHATWEDAEAQVKEAIGLYTEIYRRLGVPVLHSRRPDWDKFPGADYTDALDAIMPDGRTLQIGTVHHLGDNFAKTFDIKYETPDGEQRYAYQTCYGISERSIAATISIHGDDKGLVLPPEIAPVQVVIIPIIFKKGAEEVLAACKDVKERLTKAGIRVEIDASDLRPGAKYYKWEMKGVPLRLEIGPRDLQNNVAVAVRRDTGEKEQIPLPEIETGVSSKFEAIHEHLYQKAKVELENRIFECTELEEVKKKIQDGVATIPWCGKRECGLAMENVIGAGILGIPLEQKRGKKEKCPICGEETETRVYVARTY from the coding sequence ATGGCAGAAAGCGAAAAAGAAGCAGCACTCCCCCCAAAAGAGGAATTCAGCGAATGGTATAACGAACTCCTTTGGATGGCCGAAATAATGGATGTCCGCTATCCTGTAAAAGGATTATATGTCTGGTATCCTTTCGGCTTTGCAATCCGAAGAAACACCTATAAAATTATAAGAGAAATTCTTGACAACAGTGGACACCAGGAAGCTCTCTTCCCTCTCCTTATTCCCGAAAATGAGTTCATGAAAGAAGCCGAGCATATTAAAGGCTTTGAAGATGAGGTATACTGGGTAACCCATGGTGGTAAAGATCCTCTTGACATCCCTCTGGCCCTTCGCCCAACAAGTGAGACTGCCATTTATCCTATGTACAAAATGTGGGTCAGGTCCCATGCGGATTTTCCTATCAAAATCTATCAGATAGTTAATACCTTCCGTTACGAGACAAAACATACCCGTCCCTTGATAAGGCTTAGAGAGATTACTTCCTTTAAAGAGGCTCATACAGTCCATGCTACCTGGGAAGATGCGGAAGCTCAGGTTAAGGAAGCTATTGGACTATATACTGAAATATACCGCAGGCTTGGAGTTCCTGTGCTTCACTCAAGGAGACCTGATTGGGATAAATTCCCGGGCGCAGATTATACCGATGCTCTTGATGCAATTATGCCTGACGGAAGGACCCTTCAGATTGGTACCGTCCATCATTTGGGAGATAACTTTGCAAAAACCTTTGACATTAAGTATGAAACCCCTGACGGTGAACAGCGTTATGCTTATCAGACCTGTTACGGGATTTCCGAAAGGTCAATCGCAGCTACGATTTCCATTCATGGAGACGATAAAGGGCTTGTTTTGCCCCCGGAAATAGCACCTGTACAGGTTGTAATTATCCCTATTATCTTCAAGAAAGGAGCCGAGGAGGTACTCGCAGCCTGCAAGGATGTCAAGGAACGCCTGACTAAAGCCGGAATCAGAGTCGAAATCGATGCAAGTGACCTTCGTCCCGGAGCAAAGTACTACAAGTGGGAAATGAAAGGTGTACCCCTCAGACTTGAAATCGGGCCCAGAGACCTTCAGAATAATGTCGCTGTAGCTGTCAGGAGAGATACCGGAGAAAAAGAACAGATTCCGCTCCCTGAGATCGAAACTGGCGTAAGCTCAAAGTTTGAGGCGATCCACGAACACCTGTATCAAAAAGCGAAAGTCGAACTTGAAAACCGCATATTTGAATGTACTGAACTTGAAGAAGTGAAGAAAAAAATTCAGGATGGAGTTGCAACAATTCCCTGGTGCGGAAAGAGAGAATGCGGACTTGCTATGGAAAACGTGATCGGTGCAGGAATTCTTGGAATTCCTCTGGAGCAAAAAAGAGGCAAAAAAGAAAAGTGCCCTATATGCGGGGAAGAAACCGAAACCCGTGTTTACGTGGCAAGAACATATTAA
- a CDS encoding tetratricopeptide repeat protein produces the protein MILLRFLDRLFKKKIEGKTAEEWYRLATNETDPEKKIEYFDKVLKLKPDFAGVWNLRGLEYIILRRYEEAIASFDKALEIRPTYPEARYNKEDAETELRKIKVSEAKAEQRGGKAITEETET, from the coding sequence GTGATACTATTGAGATTTCTAGACAGATTATTCAAAAAGAAAATTGAGGGCAAGACCGCAGAGGAATGGTATAGGCTCGCGACCAACGAAACTGATCCTGAAAAAAAGATTGAGTATTTCGATAAGGTCCTAAAGCTGAAACCTGATTTTGCAGGAGTCTGGAATCTCAGAGGACTTGAATATATAATTCTCAGACGGTACGAAGAAGCTATTGCCTCGTTTGACAAAGCCCTTGAGATCCGACCTACCTACCCGGAAGCAAGGTACAATAAAGAAGATGCAGAAACCGAATTAAGAAAGATAAAGGTATCCGAAGCAAAAGCCGAACAGAGAGGAGGAAAAGCAATCACAGAAGAGACAGAAACGTAA
- a CDS encoding MFS transporter, with translation MNFKKLTLYSSVFALQGLSNAVIPILPELAGGDSGSVAVSSLIFSGYFMGAFLSLVPLGILADRIGNLKVIRFGMLLTALSGFVITFSDIPLILGIFRFLEGVGCGAFFPAAFSILAEWEDSQQSLGEFNFLLNAGLAAGVFFSGVLAGFGIKTAIASFTFLAGLSCILLISYGKEFTHSESKIPAKSQQDTSLLPELKSYLINARKTMFQTDLGKIWGISVLLYGTTGLLNANYADYSASFLSKPELGLAISVSYLAAMLSSLIAGRADFNYKNIVRTGIILAAAGIFLSVKLPLLAFFLIGAGGGAAVVGLITAVSRTNSSGFAMGLFNTGIYAGLGLGPVLGSFFLGPLGYETLFFGSAVALLSVFFVKLE, from the coding sequence ATGAACTTCAAAAAACTAACACTTTATTCTTCAGTTTTTGCGCTCCAGGGGCTTTCAAACGCAGTAATCCCTATTCTTCCGGAACTTGCTGGAGGAGATAGCGGAAGTGTTGCAGTATCAAGCCTTATCTTTTCCGGATACTTTATGGGGGCTTTTCTTTCTCTTGTGCCCCTAGGAATTCTGGCAGACAGGATCGGGAACCTGAAGGTAATCAGATTTGGAATGCTCCTTACTGCTTTATCAGGTTTTGTTATTACATTTTCGGACATTCCATTGATTCTTGGGATTTTCAGGTTTTTGGAAGGAGTAGGTTGCGGGGCTTTTTTTCCTGCAGCTTTTTCCATACTTGCAGAATGGGAAGACAGCCAGCAAAGCCTTGGGGAGTTTAACTTCCTGTTAAATGCTGGGTTAGCTGCAGGCGTTTTCTTTTCAGGAGTGCTTGCTGGATTTGGAATTAAAACTGCAATAGCTAGCTTCACTTTCCTTGCAGGGCTTTCCTGCATTCTCCTTATCTCATACGGAAAAGAATTTACGCACTCAGAAAGCAAAATTCCTGCAAAAAGTCAGCAGGATACTTCTTTGCTTCCCGAATTAAAAAGTTACCTGATAAACGCCAGGAAAACCATGTTTCAAACCGATTTGGGAAAGATCTGGGGAATTTCGGTACTTCTTTATGGAACCACAGGTCTGTTAAATGCGAACTATGCGGATTACAGTGCTAGCTTTCTGTCAAAACCCGAACTCGGGCTGGCAATTTCAGTTTCTTATCTGGCTGCAATGCTTAGTTCCCTGATTGCAGGCAGGGCAGATTTCAATTATAAAAATATAGTAAGGACAGGAATAATCCTTGCAGCAGCAGGTATCTTTCTCTCGGTGAAACTGCCTTTACTGGCTTTCTTCCTTATAGGAGCAGGAGGAGGAGCCGCAGTTGTAGGGCTTATTACGGCTGTTTCCAGAACCAACTCAAGCGGCTTTGCAATGGGACTTTTCAATACCGGCATTTATGCAGGGCTCGGGCTGGGCCCGGTTCTTGGGAGCTTCTTCCTTGGGCCTTTAGGTTACGAGACCCTATTTTTTGGAAGTGCAGTTGCGCTGCTTTCAGTGTTCTTTGTAAAACTTGAATAA
- a CDS encoding beta/alpha barrel domain-containing protein, protein MVSIKKEDVIIPLDVPKAMRETYVNNYMEMTRGTGKLMLFAGDQKVEHLNDDFYGEGVPEDDADPEHLFRIASQSKIGVFATQLGLISRYGMDYRDIPYLVKVNSKTNLVGTAQTDPFSNLWYDVDQVVEFKENSGLNILGVGYTIYLGSEFEAEMLVQAAQVIYDAHQHGMLSVLWIYPRGEAVKDEKDPHLIAGATGVGACLGTDFVKVNYPKKEGAKSAEVFKEAIKAAGRTKVVCAGGSSDEAEAFLKKLHDQIHVSGAQGNATGRNIHQKSLDEAVRMCNAVYAITVEDASVADALKIYKGK, encoded by the coding sequence ATGGTTTCGATTAAAAAAGAGGATGTAATCATACCTCTGGATGTCCCAAAAGCAATGCGTGAAACATACGTGAATAATTATATGGAAATGACCCGAGGAACTGGCAAACTGATGCTTTTTGCAGGCGATCAGAAGGTAGAACATCTGAACGATGATTTTTACGGCGAAGGAGTCCCTGAGGACGATGCTGATCCCGAACACCTTTTCAGAATAGCATCCCAGTCAAAAATCGGAGTTTTTGCAACCCAGCTTGGGCTTATTTCCCGCTACGGCATGGACTATAGAGACATACCATATCTTGTAAAGGTAAACTCCAAAACCAATCTTGTTGGAACAGCGCAGACTGATCCTTTTAGCAACTTATGGTATGATGTTGACCAGGTAGTTGAGTTTAAGGAAAACAGCGGGCTTAATATTCTTGGCGTAGGATATACAATCTATCTCGGCAGCGAATTCGAAGCTGAAATGCTTGTTCAGGCGGCTCAAGTAATTTACGATGCTCATCAGCATGGAATGTTATCCGTGCTCTGGATTTACCCACGCGGCGAAGCTGTAAAAGATGAAAAGGACCCACACCTTATTGCAGGAGCAACAGGAGTCGGAGCCTGCCTTGGTACGGACTTTGTAAAAGTCAATTACCCGAAAAAAGAAGGAGCAAAGTCTGCCGAGGTTTTTAAGGAAGCTATCAAAGCCGCAGGGCGTACTAAGGTCGTTTGCGCAGGCGGTTCCAGTGACGAAGCTGAAGCTTTCCTGAAAAAGCTTCACGATCAGATTCATGTTTCTGGAGCACAGGGGAATGCAACCGGAAGAAACATTCACCAGAAGTCTCTTGATGAAGCTGTCCGAATGTGTAATGCTGTCTATGCAATAACGGTTGAAGACGCAAGCGTCGCAGATGCCCTTAAGATCTATAAGGGTAAATAA
- a CDS encoding geranylgeranyl reductase family protein → MIPEASYDVVVVGAGPAGSTAAMYAAKNGASVLLLDKKREIGSPIQCAGFLPDASEVQALLREAMLPDTLKNYPDSCVLQRIDNQRIFTPNCNIKEFAVRGAVLDRCRYDQFLAEQAARAGAELMIKTRVTKIEGTTVETSGVFGKYRIKAKAIIGADGPNSLVAKSKGLALKSGSRETSVALEYQIRNVDIDPSSLEMYFGKDFVPGGYAWIFPEGQDRANIGIGIRSGMAENRVSAKEYLHRFMRNHPLAGPKIKNCIIMNIIAGIIPVNGAPERTATENTLIVGDAAGHIFATNGGGIPPAMIAGKIAGETAAEFAAGNCRLEEYDHRWRAQFGSALETSVQARKLMDGIMKSDMLMNAAFKLISPEQMKVMQCGKLPGPVKLGLQALNRGKK, encoded by the coding sequence ATGATCCCTGAAGCTTCTTATGATGTAGTCGTTGTGGGTGCAGGCCCTGCAGGTTCTACAGCCGCCATGTATGCTGCAAAGAACGGCGCCTCGGTACTTCTTCTTGATAAAAAAAGAGAAATAGGGAGCCCTATTCAGTGCGCTGGTTTCCTTCCCGATGCTTCGGAAGTCCAGGCCTTGCTCCGTGAGGCAATGCTTCCGGATACGCTGAAAAATTACCCTGATTCCTGTGTACTGCAGCGTATTGATAATCAGCGTATTTTCACTCCAAATTGCAACATAAAAGAATTCGCTGTCAGGGGTGCAGTCCTTGACCGGTGCAGGTATGACCAGTTTCTTGCCGAGCAGGCAGCAAGAGCAGGAGCTGAACTGATGATTAAAACTCGTGTAACGAAAATTGAAGGAACAACTGTTGAAACTTCAGGAGTCTTTGGGAAATACAGAATTAAAGCGAAAGCGATTATCGGAGCTGACGGTCCTAATTCCCTGGTAGCAAAATCAAAAGGGCTTGCTCTTAAGTCTGGATCAAGAGAAACCTCGGTTGCTCTCGAATACCAGATAAGGAATGTGGATATTGATCCCTCTTCCCTGGAAATGTATTTCGGAAAAGATTTTGTGCCCGGCGGCTATGCCTGGATTTTTCCCGAAGGTCAGGACCGGGCAAATATTGGAATCGGAATCCGAAGTGGTATGGCTGAAAATCGGGTCTCTGCAAAAGAATACCTGCACCGTTTTATGCGTAACCATCCGCTTGCAGGACCAAAAATAAAAAACTGCATAATCATGAATATTATTGCGGGCATTATCCCTGTAAATGGCGCTCCTGAAAGAACCGCAACTGAAAACACGCTGATTGTAGGAGACGCAGCAGGTCATATTTTTGCAACAAACGGAGGTGGAATTCCTCCTGCAATGATTGCGGGAAAAATAGCAGGAGAAACAGCCGCCGAATTTGCAGCCGGGAATTGCAGGCTTGAAGAATATGACCATCGCTGGCGAGCTCAGTTCGGATCCGCACTGGAAACATCGGTACAGGCAAGGAAGCTTATGGATGGGATTATGAAATCCGATATGCTCATGAATGCAGCTTTCAAACTTATTTCCCCTGAGCAGATGAAGGTCATGCAATGCGGGAAACTCCCAGGCCCTGTAAAACTTGGACTCCAGGCGCTAAACCGTGGAAAGAAATAA
- a CDS encoding RNA-binding protein yields MKVKSRVQLRKNIKNKMLKDLVSTFGEELSYLEDKTLEKITLEEYSLILVDGKPLLFEIEGHLFPTVRGALEMELQKRVVTVDKGAIRFVSNGADIMAPGVVAADPEIKEGDLVIIVEETHQKPLAIGKAIMGGPEMVEATSGKAIKSITHVGDNLWNTEF; encoded by the coding sequence TTGAAAGTAAAGTCAAGAGTCCAGCTAAGGAAGAATATCAAGAACAAAATGTTGAAAGATCTTGTGTCCACTTTTGGCGAAGAGCTGTCATATCTGGAAGACAAAACCCTGGAAAAAATTACCCTTGAGGAATACTCCCTCATTCTGGTAGATGGCAAGCCTTTACTTTTTGAAATAGAAGGACATCTTTTTCCTACTGTCCGCGGAGCTCTTGAGATGGAACTTCAAAAGCGTGTTGTAACCGTGGATAAAGGAGCTATCCGTTTTGTTTCAAACGGCGCGGATATCATGGCTCCTGGAGTTGTAGCAGCTGACCCCGAAATAAAAGAAGGAGATCTCGTAATCATAGTGGAAGAGACTCATCAAAAACCTCTTGCAATTGGAAAAGCTATTATGGGAGGCCCGGAAATGGTCGAAGCTACTTCAGGCAAAGCCATAAAGTCTATAACCCATGTAGGAGACAATCTCTGGAACACGGAATTCTGA
- the pyk gene encoding pyruvate kinase, with the protein MQIPDHKTKIVCTIGPASSSEEMIRKLVLAGMNVARINFSHGNFESHGEVIRRVRKVAEKLDRTVAILADLPGPKIRIGELEKEPIMLHKGNSVTLTSAETTGNETRIPVSYKQLPESVIPGSLIYLSDGFIQLRCLEISGTDVRCEVLVGGQLYSHKGLNLPGAKILVDPITGKDLNILEFALSEGIDTFSISFIESAEDIHNVRNFAAARGKSVYIVSKIERRQAVENIQEILKETDALMIARGDLGVEIPIQEVPSVQKELIHSAKLLGIPVITATQMLASMTDNVRPTRAEATDVANAILDGTDAVMLSEETAVGNYPVEAVEMMAKIAKTTEDWRSRTKWGLDTIIKGITAREMPVDEVITLQVHEALQKLPVAAVLTPTRSGATPRRISRFKPDTWILAFSRVPRTCGFLSLSYGVYPVAVNENIESWEKETTEKAKELGFVKSGDIVVFTQGPSSGKPGGTNMLKILTLE; encoded by the coding sequence ATGCAAATTCCGGATCATAAAACAAAGATCGTCTGCACCATAGGTCCTGCTTCTTCTTCCGAGGAAATGATCAGGAAACTTGTGCTTGCTGGCATGAACGTGGCAAGGATCAATTTTTCCCACGGAAATTTCGAAAGCCATGGTGAAGTAATCCGGAGAGTCCGCAAGGTTGCAGAGAAGCTTGACAGGACAGTTGCGATTCTCGCCGACCTGCCAGGCCCTAAGATCCGTATAGGCGAACTGGAAAAAGAACCGATTATGCTCCATAAAGGAAACTCTGTGACCCTTACGAGTGCCGAAACTACTGGAAATGAAACACGCATTCCTGTAAGCTACAAGCAACTTCCGGAAAGCGTGATTCCAGGGAGCCTTATTTACTTAAGTGACGGGTTTATCCAGCTTCGCTGCCTGGAAATTTCGGGAACAGATGTGCGTTGTGAGGTTCTTGTCGGAGGGCAGCTCTATTCTCATAAAGGGCTAAATCTACCAGGAGCAAAGATCTTGGTTGATCCCATAACGGGAAAGGATCTTAATATTCTTGAGTTTGCCCTTAGTGAAGGGATCGACACTTTCAGTATTTCTTTCATAGAAAGTGCGGAAGATATTCATAATGTCCGGAATTTTGCTGCAGCTAGAGGAAAGTCTGTATATATTGTTTCTAAAATTGAACGCAGGCAAGCTGTAGAAAATATTCAGGAAATTTTAAAAGAAACCGATGCGCTTATGATTGCCAGAGGGGACCTTGGGGTTGAAATTCCGATTCAGGAAGTTCCTTCAGTCCAGAAGGAACTTATCCATAGTGCAAAACTTCTTGGAATTCCGGTAATTACAGCCACTCAAATGCTGGCTTCAATGACTGATAATGTAAGGCCTACCCGCGCAGAGGCAACCGATGTTGCCAACGCAATCCTTGACGGCACTGATGCGGTTATGCTTTCGGAAGAGACGGCAGTTGGTAATTATCCTGTGGAAGCTGTTGAAATGATGGCAAAAATTGCAAAAACCACAGAAGACTGGCGTTCCAGGACAAAATGGGGACTTGATACTATTATCAAGGGCATAACGGCAAGAGAGATGCCAGTGGATGAGGTAATAACCCTCCAGGTGCATGAAGCCCTGCAAAAACTGCCGGTTGCAGCCGTACTGACCCCCACAAGAAGCGGAGCAACACCCCGCAGGATCTCACGCTTCAAGCCCGATACCTGGATCCTTGCTTTCAGCCGCGTCCCGAGAACCTGCGGCTTTCTCTCTTTATCCTATGGTGTTTATCCTGTTGCTGTAAATGAAAATATTGAAAGCTGGGAAAAAGAGACTACTGAGAAAGCCAAAGAACTTGGATTTGTAAAAAGTGGAGACATTGTTGTTTTCACCCAGGGCCCGTCTTCAGGAAAACCTGGAGGCACAAATATGCTTAAAATTCTCACCCTTGAGTGA
- the cobT gene encoding nicotinate mononucleotide-dependent phosphoribosyltransferase CobT, with protein sequence MAWIEPEVTRKPRKPMFLCVLSNTKTAHIPKLSAAGKTAELTDYTPAGDAELMDTGNIISVPVLPMTPPYDTPTPAIMTRSALKLTDAPYNFINSGLIVTPEVPCIDLKAKPGEDIREPVAVNDVQGIYERAKFLGRRLRNQVDHVVIGESIPGGTTTAMGVLMALGYNGNVSSSANENPLELKKQVIEEGLKASGLTFGCLKDDPMKAITCMGDPMMPAVVGLVAGFQDTDVSVVLAGGTQMAAVYALIKHLGFNTEKLAIATTRYVVEDKSANFIELTRTLEVPAVYVADPGFGKSELKGLHRYETGTIKEGAGAGGAMYLAGLYGISQDEFRSEVENVCKLLKAGH encoded by the coding sequence ATGGCCTGGATAGAACCGGAAGTGACCAGAAAACCCAGAAAACCGATGTTTTTATGTGTGCTTTCCAATACCAAAACCGCACATATTCCCAAGCTTTCAGCTGCAGGAAAAACGGCTGAACTTACGGACTATACGCCTGCAGGAGATGCGGAACTTATGGACACGGGAAATATTATCAGTGTACCCGTTCTTCCCATGACTCCTCCCTATGACACTCCTACTCCTGCAATTATGACCCGTTCGGCGTTGAAACTTACGGATGCTCCCTATAATTTCATAAATTCTGGTCTTATTGTAACTCCGGAGGTCCCATGCATTGACCTCAAAGCAAAGCCTGGAGAAGATATCAGGGAACCAGTTGCAGTCAATGATGTACAGGGAATCTATGAGCGGGCAAAGTTCCTGGGCAGGAGACTCAGAAACCAGGTGGATCACGTAGTCATTGGAGAAAGCATTCCAGGCGGCACAACAACCGCAATGGGAGTTTTAATGGCGCTAGGATACAACGGAAATGTCAGCAGCAGTGCTAATGAAAATCCCCTTGAGCTGAAGAAACAGGTCATTGAAGAAGGTTTAAAAGCATCAGGCCTGACCTTTGGCTGCCTGAAAGATGATCCCATGAAAGCTATTACCTGCATGGGAGATCCGATGATGCCAGCTGTTGTAGGTCTTGTTGCAGGTTTTCAGGACACTGATGTCAGTGTTGTGCTTGCTGGAGGGACTCAGATGGCAGCAGTGTATGCACTGATAAAACACCTGGGTTTCAATACGGAAAAGCTGGCAATTGCTACTACCCGGTATGTTGTGGAAGATAAATCCGCGAACTTTATTGAACTTACCAGAACACTTGAAGTACCCGCAGTCTACGTTGCAGACCCTGGTTTTGGGAAGTCCGAACTCAAAGGGCTTCACAGGTATGAGACTGGCACGATCAAGGAGGGTGCAGGGGCTGGTGGGGCAATGTATCTTGCGGGCCTTTATGGGATCTCTCAGGATGAATTCAGGTCCGAAGTAGAAAACGTTTGCAAACTGCTCAAAGCAGGACATTGA